In Corylus avellana chromosome ca2, CavTom2PMs-1.0, the following proteins share a genomic window:
- the LOC132168792 gene encoding sodium/hydrogen exchanger 1-like isoform X2, with amino-acid sequence MTIILFGAIGSLISFSVISLGSIQLFKKLDIGFLEIGDYLALGAIFSATDSVCTLQVLNQEETPLLYSLVFGEGVVNDATSVVLFNAIQRFDLSNITSTDALRFLGSFLYLFFTSTVLGVAVGLLSAYIIKKLYFGRHSTDREVALMMLMAYLSYMMAELFYLSGILTVFFCGIVMSHYTWHNVTESSRVTTRHAFATLSFVSEIFIFLYVGMDALDMEKWKVVSKSPGTSVGVSAILLALVLIGRAAFVFPLSFISNLTKKSQNDKIAFKQQVTIWWAGLMRGAVSVALAYNQFTRSGHTQQLANAMMITSTITVVLFTTVVGGLLTKPLVRLLQPIQTHSGSEMCSELTAHKSLNLPLLRNGGHESEADMGANIHRPTSLRMLLSTPTHTVHFYWRKFDNAFMRPVFGGRGFVPHVPGSPTETVVQ; translated from the exons CACTTGGAGCTATCTTTTCAGCTACAGATTCCGTTTGCACATTGCAG GTGCTTAATCAGGAAGAGACACCTTTACTGTACAGTCTAGTATTTGGGGAAGGAGTAGTCAACGATGCCACATCTGTGGTACTTTTCAATGCAATCCAGAGATTTGACCTTTCTAATATCACCTCAACCGATGCCTTGCGATTCCTTGGaagtttcttatatttattCTTCACCAGCACGGTTCTGGGGGTAGCa GTTGGATTGCTCAGCGCATACATAATAAAGAAGTTGTACTTTGGCAG GCACTCTACTGATCGTGAAGTTGCTCTTATGATGCTAATGGCTTACCTTTCATACATGATGGCTGAA CTGTTCTATTTAAGTGGCATTCTTACTGTGTTCTTTTGCGGGATTGTTATGTCGCACTACACCTGGCATAATGTGACTGAAAGTTCAAGAGTCACAACTAG GCATGCCTTTGCTACGTTGTCATTTGTCTCAGAGATTTTCATCTTCCTATATGTTGGTATGGATGCCTTGGACATGGAGAAGTGGAAAGTTGTAAGCAAGAG TCCTGGGACATCAGTTGGAGTGAGTGCGATATTGCTTGCCTTGGTTCTGATTGGAAGGGCAGCTTTTGTATTCCCCCTATCTTTTATATCCAACTTAACCAAGAAGTCTCAGAATGACAAAATTGCATTTAAGCAGCAG GTGACCATATGGTGGGCTGGACTCATGCGAGGTGCTGTATCCGTGGCACTTGCTTATAATCAG TTTACTAGGTCAGGACATACTCAACAGCTGGCAAATGCAATGATGATCACCAGCACCATCACAGTTGTTCTCTTCACTACTGTG GTGGGTGGATTATTGACCAAGCCTCTTGTGAGGCTCTTGCAACCAATACAAACACACTCGGGAAGCGAAATGTGCTCTGAATTAACTGCTCACAAGTCTCTGAATCTTCCACTTCTCAGGAATGGGGGGCACGAGTCAGAAGCTGACATGGGGGCCAACATTCACCGTCCAACTAGCTTGCGAATGCTCTTGAGCACCCCAACTCACACTGTCCATTTCTATTGGAGAAAGTTTGATAATGCTTTCATGCGTCCCGTGTTTGGTGGGAGGGGGTTTGTTCCCCATGTCCCCGGTTCACCCACAGAAACCGTTGTCCAGTAA
- the LOC132171208 gene encoding protein NETWORKED 3C-like: MMMKNQSSNWWWLDSHSSTRRSQWLQSTLAELDEKTKAMLKLVEEDADSFAQRAEMYYKKRPELISMVEEFYRAHRSLAERYDQLKSDSGTRLMTTLGSPFSSTETRPEKLKSMMDQTDDNYSETSDPEESVESEVDDPEQEDETQDDQVMKGEEIPSRASNDEVRKLTEEIERLKEENRIQKDELVKKDEEKREVIRQLSLAVDVLKDENVRLRKCLARDSSDPKKRILFDFNKFKEAFLGNLFSGSSKPSVVAL, from the exons ATGATGATGAAGAATCAATCATCAAATTGGTGGTGGCTTGACAGCCACAGCAGCACAAGGCGTTCACAATGGCTTCAATCCACTCTTGCTG AGCTGGATGAGAAGACCAAGGCCATGCTAAAATTGGTTGAAGAAGATGCAGATTCCTTTGCTCAACGCGCAGAGATGTATTACAAGAAGCGACCGGAGCTAATCAGCATGGTTGAAGAATTTTATCGGGCTCATCGTTCATTAGCCGAGCGATATGATCAACTGAAGTCGGACTCTGGCACTCGCCTCATGACAACCTTGGGGTCCCCATTTTCTTCAACTGAAACTCGACCGGAAAAGTTAAAGAGCATGATGGATCAAACGGACGACAACTACTCGGAGACATCTGACCCTGAAGAGTCTGTTGAGTCTGAAGTTGATGATCCTGAACAGGAAGATGAAACTCAAGATGATCAAGTAATGAAAGGAGAGGAAATTCCAAGTAGGGCCAGCAACGATGAAGTGAGGAAACTGACGGAAGAAATAGAGAGGCTTAAAGAAGAGAACAGAATTCAGAAAGATGAACTAGTGAAGAAAgatgaagagaagagagaggtGATAAGACAGCTGAGTTTAGCTGTGGATGTGCTTAAGGATGAAAACGTGAGGCTGAGGAAATGTCTTGCTAGAGACTCCTCTGACCCCAAGAAACGGATTCTTTTTGATTTCAACAAATTTAAGGAGGCATTTCTAGGGAACTTGTTTAGTGGATCCTCGAAGCCAAGTGTTGTTGCTTTGTAG
- the LOC132172218 gene encoding classical arabinogalactan protein 26, producing MGSYWSILAMLMMIFFMAYQSSSASASASAATRKVSTISAAPAVLPSAPLFSPALSPDITPLFPSPGGVTLPPSESSLPTIPSSRTPNPDAMAPEHDAAFPPSGSLPPSSSVSTASSGRPLNLLLLLALAAVCIMQLPGM from the coding sequence ATGGGATCCTATTGGTCAATCTTGGCAATGTTGATGATGATCTTCTTCATGGCCTACCAGTCTTCATCAGCTTCAGCATCAGCATCTGCAGCAACTAGGAAAGTTTCTACTATTTCAGCTGCGCCTGCCGTCTTGCCAAGTGCTCCTCTGTTCTCTCCAGCTCTATCCCCAGACATCACTCCCCTGTTTCCTTCTCCCGGCGGCGTGACACTTCCTCCTTCTGAGTCATCACTGCCAACCATTCCTTCAAGCCGGACTCCAAACCCAGATGCCATGGCTCCTGAACATGATGCTGCCTTTCCCCCATCTGGGTCTTTGCCGCCATCATCCTCTGTTTCTACAGCTTCCTCTGGCAGGCCTCTTAACCTACTTTTATTGTTGGCTTTGGCGGCTGTTTGCATAATGCAGCTCCCTGGTATGTGA